The nucleotide window TCTTTGGGTAATTTGGACTCAATCAGTAAACATCGAGCCATGTCAAAAATTGATTTGTGTGATCTCTCAACTGTTCCGTTTTGATGTGGAGAGTAGGGTGCAGAAAACTCTTGTTTAATCTTATTCTCTATAAGGAGTGTTCTGAATTCCTTATTTGTAAATTCTGTTCCATGGTCACATCTCAGGCGTTTTATACTGCCATATGGTGTTGTTTCTGCAAGATATCTCTTCATAGCATGCACTGTATCACCCTTATTCTTAATGAGGTAGATTCTAAGAGCTCCTGAATAGTCATCTATGAAAGAGACACTGTACCTGTAACCTCCTTTAGCTGCTGGATCAATAGGTCCTACTACATCACAGTGTACTAAATCTAAAGACTGTTTAGCCTTTTTGTCAGgctctctatttctatactgTGTCATCTTACCAAGAGCACATGTAGTACAGCTGAACTTGTTTTTACTCAAAATGTGCATTCCGTCAACAGTTGCTTCAAGCTTTTGTACATCAGCCACATTGCAGTGTCCTAGAATTTTATGCCAATCCTCTAGGGTGTGCTTTGCTTCTCCTGAATGGATCTTATTGAGTTTATCcatttgagagtttgtgtgtagctTACCTCTACGTAAGTAgaacaatttgtttttctctacaaTGTCAAATACTCTACCATCTTTGGTGGTTAGTGAACTGCCATTAGGGGAAAAAGTAATGCTGTGTCCACTCTTAATGGCCTTCCATACTGACATGATATCTTGCTTAAATCCTGGTATGTATAGTGCAACTTTTAACACAATACTCCTTGAGTTGCCGTCTCTATCTTGGATAAAGTCTTTGACATCACCAACTCCCTGTACAGTTCCTTGTTGCCTTTGGCCATCTGCCAGTTCTATGTAATGGTTTTGTGGATCAAAAGACTCTTAAAATCTCACAAATTTTGGttaatttatctctatatgtgaAGTGCAACCACTGTCAATCATCAGTAAACTTTCATCTGCTTCTAAGCTTGATATATTCTGTTTTCCAATGTCACACAACTCCGAGGTCCCTTCAACAGGTCGTAACCTTGATGAGTGTGTAATATggaaagaatattcataattttgttcTTCGCTTGTGTCATTTGCAGAATTTACCGAGTTGTTATTCTTCCTGGGGTTCTTTGTCCTACATTCACTGGTATTGTGAGTTCTTGACTGATGAAATTCACACCATTTCTTATTATTCTGATATTTGTTTACTCCTTTAAACTCACCACGTTTATTACATTTTGATGCAAAATGGCCTGTTGCCATGGGCTAACATCACTCTTTCTGTACCAGAATTTTCTCTGAGGCGATCTTCATAGCTCAATATGGCTGTCTTTAATCCAGTGTACTCATATGGTGGGTCACGTTGATTAGCAACATCTACAAAATTTTTGTACTTTGGTGGAAGTCCTTTCAGTGTACTTGTCACTAAGAGACGATCACTAACACTCTCACCTGATTCTCTTAGTGCTGATACTATTTCCTCCATGGATGATAGATACTCTGTAACACTGCCATCTtccattcttttgtttataaatgaCCCCCATAAAGCATATAATCTGTGGTGTGTTTCTCTCATGTAATGCTTTCGTAGCACTGCTAAAGCTTTCACGCCATCTCCTCTTGCTTCACGTTTTATCATGCCAAGTGACATTCTGTCAAGGTAGCAAGTCAAATAACTGTAGATTGTCCTTGTGGCATCCTCCAGATTATAACCATCTGGCCGTTCAGAAGCATGCTTATCAAATGCAAGATGTAGTTTCATAACATACAACACACCTTGAAAATGTTCTTCCTACAAGTCATAATTGTTTGCATTACCATCAAATGTCTTAAATCTGGGCCCATAACctgttgatatggcagaagaattcatcttccctgcgtgtattaagccagtttgaatggtcaatgcatatatatgactcgttgtggggattattgaaacacaagagttgatgcgcttaactctgtatttgaggaggatctacgcagtacaaccgagggttgtttacattaaggatatagaagtctgccgctagatggcgtacaaaaaagaaaacatactcttatatgggtaacttaacaaaatgtatttttaccttagtttaggtaatatgaggtatatcattgataaatgagataaaagtatccttatactaataaccatttttgattattccaacaaaAAGGCTTGACTTTGCTTAAGACAGCAAGAGCTCCATGTTCATACCCCTGTCAGGGGAATATTCATGTAGGTTTTGTTAAATCTTATATCTTATTGAAAGGGATTTGGCGAGACacaaagcaacaataattatgaaatattaaaTATGCAAAATATTCCATTCATATCAGGCATCATGAAGAAGGCTTGGAAAGCAGCAATGCTGATAGCATTGATACTACCAACAGCAGTGAACAGTAGCAGTGTGATATTCAAGAAAGTGTTCGAAGGACGGAGGGGAACAAACGTCATTTTTAAACAAATCATCTTTGCTATCACCACGTGCGCGTTTAAGTGTGCCTCGGGTTAGTAAAcccctttgtttttttatcttgtcaTATGGATAGTACAGTGTTCACCAGATAGTTCATTTATCATGCTATGAAACATATTTTAGATACAAAACTTATATAGTTTTAGAATGTCGCGGATTCAACTGGCAGAAGACATCCGGTGTCTGTGAGggtctttcttttcttacatcAATCGAGGCGACGGACAGCTACATGTTTTATCGGGGTAAGTATCCAGTTTAAGAAAGACGTTCTAAACAATCAAAGACCCACAACTTGTTGAATCTTCCAGAATGGAGAGCAGGGAAATATATCAAATTCAaaggcatttttctttcatttccagaCATGGATTACTACTGGCACTTACTAGAATATACTTGCCCAACGTGCACGGGACCAAACTGGGGAAGGTACGACTGGATCCACGACTGCAAACACGGCATCGACATGGTGGTGGGCATCGCGGTCAAGGCCTCCCTCGACGACCT belongs to Penaeus chinensis breed Huanghai No. 1 chromosome 4, ASM1920278v2, whole genome shotgun sequence and includes:
- the LOC125025145 gene encoding uncharacterized protein LOC125025145 codes for the protein MKKAWKAAMLIALILPTAVNSSSVIFKKVFEGRRGTNVIFKQIIFAITTCAFKCASVLECRGFNWQKTSGVCEGLSFLTSIEATDSYMFYRDMDYYWHLLEYTCPTCTGPNWGRYDWIHDCKHGIDMVVGIAVKASLDDLDYMQCGSYYGVLMNTDIGAASPGSNIFSCAEFFDQKGAVIGLWSNEQFFNAPTSVENHCRLIITGELINTTQCETPRPTPGTIPIAGNTVYQLMQCSFGMVATNVYRKADGSFEIICCALSF